The following are encoded together in the Chthoniobacterales bacterium genome:
- a CDS encoding glycoside hydrolase family 97 catalytic domain-containing protein: MLKFTFILLSVLPLSLLAAVKSPDGKLEADFTLNADGAPRYTVSKAGQLVLRESRLGLVRDDADFSQGLTLIETSPTEPVVDRYEILTAKRRLNDYRANRQVYHLATKAGKKMDVIFQVSNEGVAFRYFFPETSAEIRTLTADASSFHFLADTKAWLQAMQTAKSGWVQTNPAYEEFYQKEIPVGTPSPLKQGWVYPALFRTGDTWLLVSEGTLARTACATHLGDASPDGDYGIGFPDARETMHGEPVNPASPLPWLTPWRFIAVGSLKTITESSLGTDLADKPAVTLPAGSVKPGKASWSWPLLGDNSANFDTQKEFIDYAADMGWAYTLIDAQWDKQIGYEKMKELADYAQTKHVGLLLWYNSNGNWNGAPQTPKNKLLTHETRLAEFARLKAMGIKGLKIDFFGGDGRPVIAYYHDILEDAAPYGLLINFHGTTLPRGLQRAYPHLMTAEAIKGLEYITMNQKVADQEPTHAAMLPFTRNVFDPMDFTPVALDRINNKIKRRTTGAFELALSVVFTSGIQHYAEIPAGMAKMPAYVKDFMKQVPSVWDDTKFIDGYPGKFVVIARKGDGRWFIAGINGEPVAKTATLDLRELPAATSGRLITDDERGSFTGETVTLTPDRKLTVTLKPNGGFVLVLPQQP, encoded by the coding sequence GTGCTAAAATTCACCTTCATTCTTCTCTCTGTTCTCCCACTGAGTCTCCTCGCGGCGGTTAAAAGCCCCGACGGCAAACTGGAAGCAGACTTCACGCTCAACGCCGACGGCGCGCCTCGCTACACCGTGAGCAAGGCCGGTCAGCTCGTGCTGCGTGAATCGCGGCTTGGCCTCGTGCGCGACGACGCCGACTTCTCCCAAGGCCTCACCCTGATCGAGACGTCCCCGACGGAGCCGGTGGTGGATCGCTACGAAATCCTGACCGCCAAACGCCGCCTCAACGACTACCGCGCCAATCGACAAGTTTATCACCTCGCCACCAAGGCCGGCAAAAAAATGGACGTCATCTTCCAAGTGTCCAACGAAGGCGTCGCCTTCCGCTACTTCTTTCCCGAAACCTCCGCCGAAATTCGCACGCTCACGGCCGACGCCAGCTCCTTCCATTTTCTGGCCGACACGAAGGCGTGGCTCCAGGCCATGCAAACCGCCAAGTCAGGCTGGGTGCAGACCAATCCCGCCTACGAGGAGTTTTACCAGAAGGAGATTCCCGTCGGCACGCCGTCACCGTTGAAACAGGGCTGGGTTTACCCCGCTTTGTTCCGCACCGGCGACACCTGGCTGCTTGTCTCCGAAGGCACCTTGGCGCGCACCGCCTGCGCCACGCACCTCGGCGACGCGTCTCCGGACGGCGACTACGGCATCGGTTTCCCCGATGCCCGCGAAACCATGCACGGCGAGCCCGTGAACCCCGCATCGCCCCTCCCGTGGCTCACGCCGTGGCGGTTCATCGCCGTCGGCAGTCTCAAAACCATCACCGAATCCTCCCTCGGCACCGACCTCGCCGACAAGCCGGCCGTCACCCTGCCCGCGGGCTCGGTCAAACCCGGCAAAGCCTCCTGGAGCTGGCCGTTGCTCGGCGACAACTCGGCGAACTTCGACACCCAAAAGGAATTCATCGATTACGCCGCCGACATGGGCTGGGCCTACACGCTCATCGACGCCCAGTGGGACAAACAAATCGGCTACGAAAAGATGAAGGAACTCGCCGACTACGCGCAGACCAAGCACGTCGGCCTCCTCCTCTGGTATAATTCCAACGGCAACTGGAACGGCGCCCCCCAGACGCCCAAGAATAAACTCCTCACCCACGAAACCCGCCTCGCCGAATTCGCCCGCCTCAAAGCTATGGGCATCAAGGGCCTCAAGATCGATTTCTTCGGCGGCGACGGCCGGCCGGTGATCGCCTACTACCACGACATCCTCGAAGACGCCGCGCCCTACGGTCTGCTTATTAACTTCCACGGCACCACGCTCCCGCGCGGCCTGCAACGCGCCTACCCGCACCTCATGACCGCCGAGGCGATCAAGGGCCTGGAATACATCACCATGAATCAAAAGGTCGCCGACCAGGAGCCGACGCACGCAGCCATGTTGCCCTTCACGCGGAATGTTTTCGACCCGATGGATTTCACCCCGGTCGCGCTCGACCGCATCAACAACAAGATCAAGCGCCGCACCACCGGCGCGTTCGAGTTGGCCCTCTCGGTCGTCTTCACCTCGGGCATCCAGCACTACGCGGAAATCCCCGCCGGCATGGCCAAGATGCCCGCCTACGTGAAGGATTTCATGAAGCAAGTGCCCTCCGTGTGGGATGACACTAAATTCATCGACGGCTACCCGGGTAAATTCGTCGTCATCGCGCGCAAGGGCGACGGCCGCTGGTTCATCGCCGGCATCAACGGCGAGCCCGTCGCGAAAACCGCCACACTCGACCTGCGCGAGCTGCCCGCCGCCACCAGCGGCCGCCTCATCACCGATGATGAACGCGGCTCGTTCACTGGAGAAACCGTGACGCTTACGCCTGACCGCAAGCTCACCGTCACGCTCAAACCCAACGGCGGCTTCGTCCTGGTGCTCCCGCAGCAGCCTTAA